DNA sequence from the Amphiprion ocellaris isolate individual 3 ecotype Okinawa chromosome 17, ASM2253959v1, whole genome shotgun sequence genome:
aacattcacataaaactccaccaaaatccagtgaaattcgttagattttggttgatttttttgtgaatgttcttaagaaacatttttaacatttatttccaccaaaaaatgttgaaagatttcccaaaaatgttgaaaatgtgaacatcagaagtttcactgtgaaaatatttatttttcccacattttcaaactttaaaacggatcaatttggCCTACAGGACGACATGAAGGTTAACAGCACTGACTGGAGAATTAGCTCCCCCTGCTGGTAATCTGATCAATAAACGAATGAAAACCGGTTGAATGAAACACCCACCAGTATGGTCCTCTGCAGGTTGGAGGACGTCCGTCTGAACAGCAGCCGACCCACCAGACTGGCGATGGAGGGAAAAATCAAAGCTCCACACAGAGTCCTGGACACCGACAGGTGATCTCCAGAGTTGGGTCCATCCACTGGGACCCGAGGAAGGTAGCGGCTGCTGcctgacacaaaacacactttaGTTTCACTCACAGTAACCAGCAGACGTTTATATTACATCTAAACTACCTGTTCAACATACAGCGTCTTTAGTTACCTGAAGATTAGGAGTAATTTAACTTCTCAGTTTTCCTCAACAGCCGACACAACGATCACTTGTACTGATAGAATAACTAGTGACTCAGTCTTTGGTGATTTATTATCTAGCACCAAAATCAGGTCAAAATgggatcacagagacacaaaacatggtAACAAAAAAATTTCAACAAACTGGCCAAACTcatcataaagagacacaaaatgtccacaataagatgcaaaattacaccgaaaagacacaaaatgacgacaaagagacaaaattgcACTAAAACgtccacaaagaaacacaatgagacacaaaatgtccacaaagggacacaaaatcacacccaaatgacaaaaaatgacatcaaaaacttccacaaaatcaccacaaacagaaCAATTTATACTAACAGACACTAAATGTCAacaatgggacacaaaatgacattaaatgtgcattaagagacaaaatgaccacaaagagacaaaattacagtaaacagacacaaaataaccccagaaacacaagatgacacCAAAGATAGCAGACTAAAGGACAGTGAGGCCTCAGAAGGTTCTGAAATCTCAGCCACAACTAACACGAATGACTGATGTTTCCTCTTGCTGTTTTAatggctgtgtgtttgttgtgttcacCTGGCGGCAGCTTCCGTTTGTACGAGTATCTCTGCCACAGCCGGACCAGGTAGTCCTCCCAGCGGATCATCTtccccagaaccagaaccactgGGATGGTGGGCAGACCCATGAGCAGGAACAGGGGGTCGGCTCGCTCCATCACGTACAGGCCCTTCTTATGGCCCACCACCTGCACGCCACAAACGGtacacacaatgaccacaaacacgACAATTTACACTAAAACGCACGGACCGTtcagagagacacaaagtggaaacaaggagacacaaaacgaccacaaacagacacaaaacaaccacagagacacaagacgaccacaaacagaaaaagttctactaaaagacacaaaatgtcaacattagGACGCAAAATGACACCAGAAAGAAGGACAGGTAGACAGGAAACGTTGTTCTAACGTTGTTTCAGCGTTAAATAAACGGACCTGCATGACCGTCACGGCTCCGTACGTCACCGCCGACCAGTAAACCGTCCCGACCACGACTCCGACGGCAGCGAAGGGACTGATCCTGGACAGAGCTCGGTCCACCTGCTGCAGGAAGTAGACCACCGGACCTGAAGACGATAAAAACCAGACACGATCCTCTGAAACCCACTAAAAACACTTCAGCTTATTCTACAAAGCTCCTCAATCGCTTCTCTGACCCGCTGGAGACAGAGATCTTagttagaaaatgtttttagcaGCAACttggctgaaaaaaatccactaAACTTCTAACTTCCATTGTTTCGATTCGTCATCCAGGTCACATGATTAACAGAAAACTACTTATCTGTAgtttagacattaaataaagttattattacaATCACATTTGGTTACGTTTCCCAAACGATGTCATATTTTGTcacaacaaattattttaaaatatccaaaaaatcTTCGTAAAATccttgaaaaatatgttttaaatgccagaaaaatttctttgaaaatattAATAGAAATTTTCGggttttttaaatgtctaaaaacatattttaaagtttttaaagagctaaaaaatattgcaaaaatgtttgaaaattatgttttaaatgtcagaaaattgctttaaaaatattaatagaaaTTTGAGGTTTTCtaatatctaaaaatatattttaatgttttaaaatatccaaaaaaatattactaaaatgtttgaaaaattatgttttaaatgtcagaaaattgctttaaaaatattaatagaaaTTTGaggttttttaaataaactaacaATATATCTTAATGTCTTcaaatatctaaaaaataataataaaatgttgtgtGAACTGACCCATCTTGGGGAAGACGATGTGGTACTGGGTTCCACACTGAGGGCAGCTCACCGACCCTCCACTGTTTCCTTTCTGCTTCTCATCCAGCCAGCGCTGCAGACAGGCCTGGTGGATCCACTTAGTGCAGCCTTTACACCTGCAGGGACTCACCCACTCTGCACTGTGGTCGTCCCTCTCAGTGGCAAAACAAACCCAGCAGTGCCTGAAcgcatcacacaaacacagcagtagTAGTTAGATATACGGTGgttataaaagaacacaatgatGGTGAAACAAACCCAGCAGTGCCTGAAcgcatcacacaaacacactggttCTCACGGAATAAAATGCCTGAAATAAGCTTTGATTTGTTTAGTAACTAATGAATTGTTTGAAATAAGAttctaaaatgtctaaaaatgaataaaatctccTCAATATATTCAGAAATTTCCGTGGTGAGAGATCAATGAAGTTTATCTTCACTTATCTATATAAAAACAtagttaaaaatattaaataaatgtccaataatgtttttaaatgagccAAAAATGTGCATATTAAAAATATCTCTATAATTACTAACAAAATAGCTAAACATATACTtctaaattaaagaaaactgaacaaaatgtcagagcatttgttgaaaatgtcaaaatcttagccaaaatgttaataaaatattaaatatgaaataaacagCTTCACAATTCTCATCACCTTCTTTCTTTCTAATTCcacaacagatttatttttaaaaaatcattcttcttcttcttcttcttcttattattattattattgataataataataataataataataataataacaataatttttatttgtactgcacttttcatttaagcaaaaatctcaaagtgctacattaaagatataaaaggaaaaaacaaaacaagcctcAAAAAACATGCTTAAGTGGAAAATCAGTGGCGCTCATAATATCTTAATCTGAATAacactgcagtataaatatGTAACTGAGAACAACTAAACCACATATTTAACTATAGTTTTGTTAAGTGTGAAGTGAGATTGTGTCTGGAGGTTTGTTTTACTTCTCGGGCGTCTCCTCAGCGAGAGCCATGATGCTAAAGATGGAGATCTGATGCTGGAGACGTTGAACCCATCAGACTGAAGGAAGATCTGTGGAGAAATAAAAAGATATTTATAGATTCTAGATGCTGATTCATAGAAACAACTTTCAACAGCAGGAACAGAGTTGAAAACAACATCTATAAAGTGAGTTATTATTCTTCACAGGCAATAAAAGAAGAGAGTGACGCCGATGGACCTCATTTTATCTGATAACAGCAGATCAGTTTAACATAATAATAAGTTTAATATTTGCTCCATACGACTGAAACTTAATGAAGGTTcccaaaaaatatgaattaaaatcctgaaaatatacaaataaaatatcagagaaaaatgtgtgaattattttaaatgtcaaaaatcttaaaatatttataaactgaccaaaaaaatgttaataaaacagcaaacacatATTAATCAAAAGTGAAAATTGCTGTACAATTGTTCAGAAATACATAGATaagaaacatctgaaaaaaatactaaaatatctaaaaatacattttaaatagctGAAAAATACTAAAGTgtgatcaaataaaaatatgtttgacctttcagaaaaaaagctaaaaatattacaaaaagatgtcttcaaaaaaaacaaaaatgtctataaaatatgttggaaatattatttaaattaattaaataataattatgaatatagaaagtattaaaacaaaaagaaatgtcagaagattattgggaatttttttaaaaaaatgtcaaaatatctgaaaataaattttaaatatctgaaaaatattaaaatgcgatcaaataaaaatatgtttgacatttcagaaaactgctaaAAATTTTACAAGATGTCTgcaaaaaacttcaaaatgtctaaaaaaacatgttagtaatataaatagcattaaaatttttaaaaagtcagaaaattattgtgaaaaaaattaaatgaaatgaaatatgtCAACTTATCAAAAATACATTAACAAAcaaagttatttaaaatatctggaacaacaataaaataatgacattcaTTAGGCATTGGGAtgatattaataatttaaatctCTGAACTGTATTCTAAGAATCAGACGTGGAAATGAggattcatgtgtttgtttgctgcagTCTGAGCGACTTAACATCTGTTTTAACGTCtctcaaagaaaatgtttataACTAATTCATTAAAACAGAGAATCACAGAAGTAGAACGtgctttaaaaatcaaactCTCAGTAACATCCAGCTGCCTCTGATTTGATCTTCACTAATTGTCCTCGCTGTCTGCAGAAAACCAGTGTCTGTTTCTGAATACAGAAGCAGGAAAACCAAAGCAGCGACACTAAATTTATCCACAAACAAATTCCAAAGTCGGCAGCTGAATGTGACGCAGCAAAACGAAAACTACAAACTGAAACTGATAGAAAAACTGTTTCTgctcaaagaaaaaacagctcagaaagagaaaatgaaaacgCTCCAAAcgcataaaaataataatgaaaattcacttaaaaccataaaaataacatgaaaatccacctaaaaatataaaattcacATGAAAACTAacctaaaaatctaaaaataaatgtgaactcATCTAAAACATCATTATTAGAAAGTGCTGTCACCGTGGATGTAAGGTTGTGTGTACTTGTATTTCTGAGAATTTGACACAGATTGAAGTATTTATACACGTTTATAAACTGGACTTTGCGGCATTAAGAAGCACTTTTTGGCAGCAGGCCGCTATCTTTGTTTTGAATCCGAAAAACTTCAGAAACGacttaaaaatcagttttatccTTCAGTAAACGTTACGTTTGGTTCAGCTGTCACTAGGTGAATTTGTAAGGATTGAAGACACATATTTTGAGCAGCTGTCTGTGTTtctaaaagttgtttttaatcCGTAAAACTTCAGCTTCTGTCCGATTAGCCGGTGGTTAGCTCAGCGGCTAACACAACTTCAGCTAGTTCTGTTCACAGCGGGCTACAAACGGCAGCTAAGCTCATTTAACAGACAACACAGCTGACCTCGGTGAGTGTCAGTCTGTAAAACACTAATATCTAAGTAGCACCGGTATAAAAACACCGCCTACCTGAGGATAAATACTGTTTTTGCGGTTAAAATCCTCCGTAGTTCTGCACTGATTTTCACTCTTTGGCTTCTGTTGACTCTCTGAACGGCAGGTCAAGCCCCGCCCAGTCTGGTTTTTAGCTGCTTTCGGATTGGTCGAACGCTGTGACGGAATGTGGTGCCTTCATGGTGTGTGAGGAAAAATCGAAAAATTCCAaattttctggacattttttaatttctattgAGGAATTTATGCGTTATTTTTGCCTTATTCGATTGTGTTGTGTGCTTTAGTATCTaatctgtcttcttcttttgtctAATCAGTTgcttgtaaagcactttgaataatatttttttttttttaaaatgctgctccaTCAAAGTTTCACTGATTGGTTGATATATAACGGCAGAATTGGAGATTAAAATCCTTTTCTAGCGATTTATCAACGATTTTACGTGCATACGAGATCAGTTAATGTCgttattaatgtttaattaccactttaaaatgcagatttctcAATTTAAACTCTATATCAATGACTTATTGACCTTAAACCGTGCAGACTTGGTGACAAAACAGcttattaataatatattaaacCTTAAACACACAGACTTCATGATGATAtcgatctttaaaaaaatgacagctaACTTAGTGACTTAGTAATGACGTCTTAACATTTGTAACTGCATATCTGgtgaataaaaatctttattAATAGCATTTTAACAATTACACCAGAAGACTTGGAGACTAAactatttatatataaattattaCCATTTACAGCTGCAGATTTGGTGATTAGAACTCTTTATTCATACATATTGAACATTTTAATCAACATACCTCTTTATTAATACTTGTCATGGATgattagtgacatttttgtgtgcaGATTTGATCAATAAATGACTTTATTCATTGATTATTAATATCTAATCCTGCAAACTTCATGATTAAAACTCTTTATTAACTGTATATTACCATTAAAACCCACCTTTTTGATTATCAAAACATCCAATTACCAATTTATTAACATTTGAACCTCCAAACTTGATGATTAAAgccatttattattaatatattagCTTTTATATGTGCAGATGAGGtgaatgtttcttaagaacatttttatgtgaatgttcttaaaggaaatattagacgttttactgatatgtatgtaatcactttagatatttttaggattttttttggaagatttttactcattttttgaaaatatttacaagaattttcttgccaaatttggagaattttgttaaaataaaactttcaagggaaactaataaggaattattggaattttcttcctgaaggttttgcaaattttctgaaatttttggaattttttttgctgaatttttggatttttttcaggcaaggaaacaatattttttggtgcctgtaaatgaggacaacaggagggttaaagatatCTTCTGTTCAGgatgcaaatatgtgaaatgaatcattttcattttatatgttgatgaagataaagataagataaagataaagttctttatttctccccactccaggggaaatttacattgttacagcagcttatgtaacagtagacatagtgataagaataaaataataatagaacaatagtaataatatttacaatatatacaagggtgacagatgagggaaaagtggcttaacagaaaaaataaaaataaaaataaagtttgattgcaCTTATTAggccaaaaatacatttaacaatttattttagttttttttcacttttaaatggGTCAGTTTGATCATCAACATTACTGGAGGTTGAACTGGCTCCTTTATTCCCTCAGACAGatgctgctgttgatgctgctgctgccgttgACAAACAGACGCATGGCCTCTCTGTCCAACCCTATGATTGGCTTTTCCTCCTGTCAATCACACCATTCTTCTCTGTGATTGGTCCGCTCTATCGTCAGTCTAACGGCAGCCGCGCTGATGTGGTTGTGGCGGAGGGGAGGCGGGCCGACGGTCAGCGGCAGCAGCACAGCGGAGCGGCGGCGTCGACTCGGCGGTGACAGGGCGTTATCTGCTGTACATGTTAAAAACACACCACACCGGGAGGAAGACGCTCACGGATCGGTAGAAGCACACCAGGAACCCTCAGTCCGTCATGGAGTCCTATGACATCTTAGCTAACCAGCCGGTGGTGATCGATAATGTGAGTATGATGATGTCATTCATCCACACCCAAACCGAGGAGGCCGCGgctaacggctagcggctaGCTCCGGTAGCTATTGTGTCCTGGCTGACCGTAAATCACATTTAGTGGCTGTGttaaacatgcagcagctgctAACGTTACCGGACAGTGTGTAAACTGTGCTAACGTTCCTCCTGTTGGTTTTATACGCTGTGGTTTGTCCGAGCTAACGCTAGCTAACAGGTTAGCTCGGAATATTCATAATCATAATCAGTTAGCATTAGCCGAGCTGTCATCCTATTAGCTTCACACATAAACAGCAGCCACACAGTCAGCTGATATTACCAATCAATATCTAAAGCTACACCAGAATCTATCAGCTGTAATCAGAGCAGTTCTTATAGCTGATAGATTCATATATACATCCTGTATTTACACAGTTCTTATAGCTGATAGATTCATATATACATCCTGTATTTACACAGTTCTTATAGCTGATAGATTCATATTTACATCCTGTATTTACACAGTTCTTATAGCTGATAGATTCATATATACATCCTGTATTTACACAGTTATTACCCAAAGAAGTGGCTTGTTTTAGGAACCAgatgtagaaagatgtttctccatgctgaatggatctccaacaacctcctcctctgttcactgtttctgagccatgctgtgtttattttgttcatccagtagctttggttttcctCTAAGTCTgtctgtgaaaacactgcctgcagttcaacctgaaaactaAATGAATGTTTTGGTTCTGgagaatcagtttctggttgataaatggtgtcgttgtgatgattttttttttttaaaccccacaacatgccttttaaatctactgtcagatttttttggttcagaatttaaaatgaaatctaaaaATGTAGTCAACATGTAGACTTTGAAATCACAGCTGTCAGATTTAGTAACTGTGTGTAAAAAGTTTGGAACACCATGTTAGAAAACACGTGATATAATTTAGtacattttaatggttttaGAGCTAAAATTTCTAATAGAAGTCAGAGGAACTCATGAGTTCAACATTAGAGTTTGTCAAAGTCGAGGACAGTTTTCCTcaccaaacagcagctgagttcTTCTACctgctgctttttaaagttttcttcagGAAGAGATTGTTTTGGATGAACGTTGCAGATTATtcctgacatttaaaaaaaaattgcacctGCTAACAGGTTGTTTTTGCTGCTAGTTTGTGgacaaaaatcaagaaaattgAGGTTTATACAGGGATAGATGATGCCACTGTTCAAGAATTTTGATATGAATGGATTCTTTTACTAAATCTTCCTGTGGTTTTGGTCACAATGTGCTGAGAGAACTTTCATTCAGATTTTATCCCCTTTGGTTTTGGGGAAATTAAAGTTTCTGGACGTTTTGGTGCATTTCTCACCAGTTTCCAGCTGGACGTTGTAGAAATAACTGTTCACACCGTGGGCTGTTCAGACAGACAGTGTGTTGAGAGTGTAGAACAGTTCCTGCTGGAGGCTTCATCTCATGACTAACTCTTATTTCAGCTCCAGTCCTGTGATGCTGACTTTAAATGTCCGTTTGTTCCTGCAGGGTTCAGGGGTCATCAAGGCCGGCTTCGCAGGAGACCAGATCCCCAAATACTGTTTCCCCAACTAGTAAGTGTCCTTCAGAGGATCTTTATTCACCCAAAAACACAGCTGTCTAGAGCacaaatctgatttatttagtgtgttttcagttgtttgacCCAATAAGTGTCTCCATTGATTAACAGAGGGTCGTTAAAGTCCACTTGCTGCtggtttgtgttgtattttgaattgtgtgtctgtttgtgtgcagcgTCGGGCGTCCTAAACATGTCCGAGTGATGGCCGGAGCTCTGGAGGGAGATCTGTTTATCGGACCCAAAGCAGAGGTAAATAAAAACTTCACTTCCTGTATGTTTCTCAGCAGCTAATGGTGTTCATTTTGGTTCCTGATGTCGGTTTTTGGTGAGAATTTGTAGCTATTTAGGTCAAAGcaacctttttttctgtctttaaaacatCTCTGCCCACAGCTGCTGCCACATTTGTGTACGGTTGCCGTGGTTACGTGTGTTATTCTGGTCTGTGGTGGGTTTAGTGGAAAAGGTTCTGCAGTGATTCAACAGACGTCTCTGGTcacttagcattagcattagcagctAGCTGTTATAGTACATACTACAGGTACTGTTTACTGCAGTATCAAACCAAATACTTCATCGTATTCCTGCGCTTTAAGCTGATCGTCACAGTCTGCAgtgtaaaatgttaaattagacgtttgtctctttgtggtcattttccctttctttgcttacgtctcttttctgtttcgttttgttaattttgtcgTCAATTTGCACATCTTTATAGTTGgtttttctcccatttttttgttttatgccacttttgggacattttatgtctctttatggttgtttttttgtcccattttggttgttttgtgtctcatattgtacattttgtgtctctttatggtcattctgcatcaatttatggttgtattttctcccattttggttgttttgtgccacttttcttcactttcacttgtatctttgtggtcattacATGTTTCTTTGTTTACGTCTCTTCTGGCTcgtattgtttatttttgtggtcattttacacattttcaggcttgttttttgtcccatttggtcattttctgcaacgtttgggacattttgtgtctatttatggttgttttttctcccattttGGTCGTGTTGTGCGTCATTGTGCATTTTTGGTCTCTTTACGATCATTCTACGTTGATTTATGGTTGGGTTTTTTCTcccattttggttgtttttgtcccttttgggacattttgtgtctgattttagtcattttttaccTCTGTCGCCAgattttctctttgtggtcattttatgtttctttgtttatgtctcttttctgtctcattttgtttattttgtggtcatttggcacatcttcatggttgttttttcttccattttgtgtgttttgtgtctcatattgtgcattttgtgtctctttatggtcattctACGTCAATTTAcggttgttttttcttccatcttggttgttttgtgcagcatttgggtcattttgtgtccgatttttagtcattttgcacctctCTGTTGCCAGCTAGTCTTTTCGTGGTCATTTAAATTTTCTTTGCAAAGTTTACGTTCGTGTTTTTGTCCGTTTGATATGACTGCAGTCCACTGACGGCTTCTTTGACATCAGTTAGTTTGGAGTTGACTCCATAATCATTGTTCAGGAagcattaaaagtaaaatgttgttggcagtttttctctttgtgttattgtttttgttcctttttgatcattttatgcCTCATACTgtaaattttgtgtctcttcgtgtATGTTCTTTTCCCGTTTTGGtcgtttgctgtgtttttttgcaaattctaCACTCGactttttgaacaaaatgcagccacgCCGACAACTTCTTTGACACTTTGTTGGTTTTGAATCAACCAAGTAAAAGTTCAGTAAACATTGAATATGTTgtcagtgttttgtctttttgtggtcattttaagcCTCTTTTGTCTCTCATATAACATTTTACCTATATTATTCgctgtttttgtcctgttttggttgtttggtgcaatatttggagcattttgtgtctgattttggtcattttgaaccTTTTTGTTGCCcatttgtctatttgtggttatgttttgcttgtttttgtcccatttgGTCATTTGATGTTGAGCATCTTGTTTGcaaagttcaaacaaaacagaGCTACACTGTTGACTTctttagataagataagataagataaagttctttatttctccccactccaggggaaatttacattgttacagcagcttatgtaacagtagacatagtgataagaataaaagaataatagaacaatagtaataatatttacaatatatacaagggcaTCAGTTAATTTGGAGCCGACTCTCAGTAAACATTCAGTAAAGGTCAAACACGTCAGACCAAACAGTCTCCATCAGGTTAGACCAGTTCAAAGTTGTGAAATCTTAAATCTGGTTGAGTTTTGTCTCTAGATTTTGATATTAATTGCAGTAATCAGGAATTCGGTAGCAGATTTGAAAGTTATTGACCCTTCATGAAGCCTCAAAAGGCCACAAAAATGATTCTGACATGCCCTCATTGCAAATTTTCcgtgtaaaaacaaataaatgatgtTGAAAACACACTGATCTGACTGTATAATTAACATTCCTTCCACATGTGCAACCTGCTTATGAAGTTTCCAGGCCTAAAACTGAGCTTCATTCGCTGTTAGTTCTGGTTTTATTGGACTTAAAGAGCAGCAGGACACATGATTCTccatc
Encoded proteins:
- the marchf5l gene encoding E3 ubiquitin-protein ligase MARCHF5, which gives rise to MALAEETPEKHCWVCFATERDDHSAEWVSPCRCKGCTKWIHQACLQRWLDEKQKGNSGGSVSCPQCGTQYHIVFPKMGPVVYFLQQVDRALSRISPFAAVGVVVGTVYWSAVTYGAVTVMQVVGHKKGLYVMERADPLFLLMGLPTIPVVLVLGKMIRWEDYLVRLWQRYSYKRKLPPGSSRYLPRVPVDGPNSGDHLSVSRTLCGALIFPSIASLVGRLLFRRTSSNLQRTILGGIAFVLIKGVLKVYFKQQQYVSQANRQILNYPERSGGGQTDGSDDTEDSGNE